The genomic window CCAGACCCTTCTTTAGTTTTCAGCTTACCTATAAGGAATTGAAACTGGCCCGCTGTCGAACTACATGCTCACCATTTTCTCCGTTTTCAGCTTACCTATAAGGAATTGAAACGGATAAACAGCACGGTATCTGTTTCATAAAGAGCTAAGTTTTCAGCTTACCTATAAGGAATTGAAACCCTTTGTAATCCAGTTTATAACTTCTGCTTTTGTAGCAAGTTTTCAGCTTACCTATAAGGAATTGAAACCCAAATGGGGGGCCGCTGCTGCCGCCGCAGCCGGTACAGTTTTCAGCTTACCTATAAGGAATTGAAACTTTGGAGCGGAAGATAGAGGACCTGAACATGTCTCTGGGTTTTCAGCTTACCTATAAGGAATTGAAACTCAGCACAGGTATTGATATCACCAAAAAAAATGTCACAGTTTTCAGCTTACCTATAAGGAATTGAAACTAGATTATATGCCACAGATAGAAATAATTTTTGAAACGTTTTCAGCTTACCTATAAGGAATTGAAACAGTATTAATGTTCCTGCAGCTGCTGTAACGGTCATAGTTTTCAGCTTACCTATAAGGAATTGAAACGGCAGCGCATCAAGCCTTTGCCTAATTTCGGCTATGTTTTCAGCTTACCTATAAGGAATTGAAACCGAAGCGGACAAGCGTCTTGAGGGCTATTCCCCATGGTTTTCAGCTTACCTATAAGGAATTGAAACCCAAAAGGAGGCTGGTGTGGTGGTTTGGTCAAACGACAAGTTTTCAGCTTACCTATAAGGAATTGAAACGCTGATAAGCGTTGTGGTCAGCGGCAGAAACCAAATCGTTTTCAGCTTACCTATAAGGAATTGAAACGTTGGTGCTAAAAGGAGTCTTGCAACAAAATATCCGTTTTCAGCTTACCTATAAGGAATTGAAACTTACAAAATCAAAGAGGAGCAGCACAAAAACGCTGAGTTTTCAGCTTACCTATAAGGAATTGAAACACGAGGGCCGCCTATCCACCAGTACCTATGCCACTTATGAGTTTTCAGCTTACCTATAAGGAATTGAAACCCTACTAGATACGCAGCGCCGATGAGCAGAAACATGGTTTTCAGCTTACCTATAAGGAATTGAAACTCGTTCCTGTAATCCTGAATCATCTGGAACACCTGGGTTTTCAGCTTACCTATAAGGAATTGAAACATGCTGCACGGGTCAGTATTGCAGCCCGCGACGGTTCGGTTTTCAGCTTACCTATAAGGAATTGAAACATCTTCCTCGGGCAGTAATATTGTTGTAGCCGACCTGTCCGGTTTTCAGCTTACCTATAAGGAATTGAAACATGCTCTTGTTACGTTTTGTCAACAAAAATGTAACATTAGTTTTCAGCTTACCTATAAGGAATTGAAACGATGAAGGACAGGCCACACTTGATAGCAGGAGTTTTTGTTTTCAGCTTACCTATAAGGAATTGAAACCCGGCAATTACTACATTCCCCGCAATGCCCCCAACATTGTTTTCAGCTTACCTATAAGGAATTGAAACGTCAGCCATGCCTCACATACAGCACAAACTGCCTTGTTGTTTTCAGCTTACCTATAAGGAATTGAAACGCGAATTTTGTCAATGCTTATCGCAATATTTATTTGATTGTTTTCAGCTTACCTATAAGGAATTGAAACATCACAACAACGCAGCATCTAAATCATGCTATGATGCACATAACCGCGTTTTCAGCTTACCTATAAGGAATTGAAACAACTCAGCTTTAGACTCTCTGGACAGGATGGTTAAGTTTTCAGCTTACCTATAAGGAATTGAAACTGGTCTTTGAACTTCACCACATTAACACTTTGTTTAAAGTTTTCAGCTTACCTATAAGGAATTGAAACCTGGTCGGGGTGTAGACCTTGACCTCCTGGCCGTGAGTTTTCAGCTTACCTATAAGGAATTGAAACTTTTCATTAATCTGGCGGCTTCACTAAAAGAATATCCCTGTTTTCAGCTTACCTATAAGGAATTGAAACTTAGATGACCTTGTGGATGTGCCAAAACAACCGAAGGTTTTCAGCTTACCTATAAGGAATTGAAACCAGGCCAACGGTGAGCAAGCCGATAAGGCACTCAAGTTTTCAGCTTACCTATAAGGAATTGAAACTTTTCCATTAATCTTCATCCTCCTGTTCTCCGCATTCGTTTTCAGCTTACCTATAAGGAATTGAAACATCCACCAATATCTCCCATCTCTCAAATTGTCAAAGTTTTCAGCTTACCTATAAGGAATTGAAACCGGCGAAGCTCAACTTTCAACTGATAATGGTGTTGCGTGTTTTCAGCTTACCTATAAGGAATTGAAACTTTTTTCCAGTATATGAGCCTTCCTGGTAGTCACCACGTTTTCAGCTTACCTATAAGGAATTGAAACACGGCATCGATTGAAATAACGGCAGAGGCGGTGAATGCCGTTTTCAGCTTACCTATAAGGAATTGAAACTGGGAGATGTAAGCAGGATGAGAAAAAGTTTTTAGTTTTCAGCTTACCTATAAGGAATTGAAACTTGTGTTTTGTATTGGCCAAATAACAAAGGATATTATGTTTTCAGCGTACCTATAAGGAATTGAAACCGAAAAGTGAGAGCGTTCGCCTCACTATAATATTCGCAATCACCGCCATTCGACGTAATTGTAAATTTTACTGCTCAGGGCCAGCATGATAAGGATAATCACCGCATTTGCCAGGACGACACCCTGGAAAAATGCCAATGGAGTGCGGAATATAAAGGCCATAATCCCCCCGGCGGCCAGACCGGGCAGCAGCAGTAATATAATCTGCAGCATCATAAAGAGGGGAAATAATGCCTTCTGGTCAATGGCATCAGGGAATACCGCCCGGGTAATGAACCCTGACAGGAGAGTAATAGCATAGAAACTTATCACAAATAAGACCATAGTGCCCACTGTTACAAGATCTGCCTTTATCCATAACAAAAGGGCTAGATTTAATACCAGCACATTGATAGCCATTCTGATGATATCCTGCAGGTTTACAGCGGTTATTTTTTGGAGCGGGCTTCCGGGCATCAAATAGATGTAAGGCTTACCCCATTCGGTGAACCTGTTCTGCCAGGCTGAAAAAATAAACAATAAATAGGCAGCAATACCGTTGGTAACATAAAGAGGAACGACACCGGCCGGGAACCTGCCGGCCATATATCCCACCCCAAGTCCTGTGGCCAGTGCGGCTATGGTAAGAAAGCCAAAGTATCGGTGCAGGTCAACGCGGCTTGACTCCACCCTGGCCTTCCAAACCAAAGCCTGTGGCCCGGTGCCTGCTTCCCTTACGGTGACCTGCTTCTTTTTGTAAAAGGAAAACATCTCCCTCTTTTCCAGCCCTTTTTTCTGTCTCTTCCTCAGCTCCCTCTTTTCGGTTGCGCCCAGGACATCCTCATAATAATCATCAGCTGTCCGGTATGAGAGCAGTATTAACGCCGCGAGCAGGATTAACTGCATTATTACGGCAATTGTACTAAAAGGACTGTATCTTGTCAGGGGAGCCATAAATGCGGCCTTACCCCAGCCGACTATAGGGAGATAATTAATAAATGGGGCATTTAATCCCCGGAGCAGTCCGGCGGCGGTTCCCCCGGATTGAATCACAATGATTGCTATATAGAGCAGGGCGGCAGCTGCCAACCCCAGAATTCCCTTTTGCAGTCCGGACTGTAATTTATACTTGCTGCCGATAAGAAAAATTAAAAAATTCAGTGGCGCCATCAATAAAATAGGTGTAATGTAACCCAGGTAAAATAAATGAACGTAATGCAGGTTTAGCCTGGTTCCCTGCAGTATGGTCGGTGTCAGGGCGAAAATAACTATCCCATACAGGAAAAACTGCTGCAGGGTTTGCTTAAGCATACTGTAGAGCAGAATCTTTTTTGGCGGCACAGGTGCGGGAAACAGGAAGTGAACATCACCCATTGAGAAAAAGGTGGCTGACTCCACTGTGCCACGGTAGGTATTATATAAAAGCAGGACTGTCATCAAGACCGTAAAGACGGCTCCAGTTACCTGGGGTCCCAGGGAAACCTGGGTTTCTGTGGGGCCATGCTTTATTCTTATCATAGTGGAAAAAACCAAAGAACCTATCCATAACAATCCCAACAGGTATGGTATGAGACGCTTGGGATTGTTTTTTATTTCTTTGATATGATTTTTTACTGTCCAAAGGTCTTTTTTTATCAGGAGACTGTAGTCATTCATCCCCGGTCACTCCCAAAAACAACTCTTCGAGAGAGTAATTTGCACCGTCCGCTAATTGAGAGCGCAAAGCATCAATATCCCCGTCAGCGATAATCTTGCCGTTTTTCATTACAAGTACCCGGTGACAGAGATTTTCAATACTGTCCAACAGGTGTGTGCTGACAAAAACGGTTTTCCCCTGTTCACTCAACTCCCGGAAAAGCAGTTTTGTTTCATCCCTTTGGAAAGCTCTTTGGCCAGCTTATCCTGTTTATCGAGCAGATCATATCTGGCAAAGAGTTTGGTCACTTTTTCGGCCCAGTCAGGGACATTATAGGCATAGGCAATAAACTGCAGGTGTTCCCGGACTGTCAGCATTTCATAGAGTTCCGGTGTTTCCGGCACATAAGAAAACCTTTTTTTAGCCTCCGTAGAGGTATTTACATGGCCGGCAATGGTAATTTCACCGCTATCCTTGCGCAGAAGTCCCGCTATGGTTTTCAGAGTAGTGCTTTTCCCAGCGCCGTTAGGCCCCAGCAGACCCACAATGGTGCCTGGGTCAAGGGTAAAACTGATATCATCTACCGCTGTGGTGTTTTTAAATTTCTTAGTCACATGGATAACTTTTAGCATTGGGTTCATTACATCCTTTTCAATAACAGTCCGGTGAATAAACGCTGCATAATAAGGCTTCTGCCATTTAATATGGCTTTCGAAATAGCCGTTGTCATTAATATTCTATCTAAAGTAGTTTTTTCCCTTTGAATTATACTATTTACATTGCCGGAAAAAGGCGGATGAAAGTGATGAACTTTTGTTTTTATTGCAAAAAATACGTTGACACAACCAGATGATATTTATAAAATAGAGACAAAGACAGTTAAATATCCAAGTGTTCCAGGTGCCCGCAAGGGAGAATAGGGAACCGGGTGCAAATCCCGGACGGACCCGCCACTGTGAAGGTTAGCCGCTGCCATACCACCCTTTAAAGGGGGAAGGGGCAGGAGAGGTGTTGACCCTGAGTCAGGAGACCTGCCCGGAACATACTAAGCCGTGTCTCGAGAGTAAGGCCGGCCTGGGTTGAGGGATGATGGAAAAATCCGCGCCAGTAGTTTATGGCGTGGTTTTTTGTTTATAATCAGCATTTTCCCTGCCAGGTCTGCCGGACACGGTTCAGGCCTGGATGAAGGTAAAGTCCGCGCTCATTTGATGGCGTGGATTTTTTCTGTTTTTAAGCATGGTGCAGGGGGGTGTGTTGTGTCCAAACTTGTTGACGTTTCTATTAAAAGCCTGGTTTTTGCAGGGCAGGATGTGCCGGCGCTCTCTGATATAGAGCTGGTGGTCACCCATGGGGAGTTTGTGGTAATTTCCGGGCCGGTGGCTTCCGGGAAAACAGCGCTGTGCCACTGCCTGACCGGGGCGGTACCTCATTTCTTCCCGGCACATATGGCAGGCAAGGTTACAGTTGCCGGGATCAACCTTGCTGAGGCTGTCCTGCCCGAAATGGCCGGAACAGTCGGTTATATGATGCAGGACCCGCAGAACCAGTTGTTCAGCACAACTATTGCTGAAGATGTTGCCTTTGGCCCTGGAAATATGGCCCTGGACAGAGCAGAGGTGAGCAGGCGGATTGACGAAGCGCTCGATTTCGTTGGATTAAGCGGGTTTGAGGACCGTTCCCCGGAGACGCTGTCCGGCGGAGAAGCACAAAGGGCGGTACTTGCCGGAGTGCTGGCAATGAAGCCAAAAGTGCTGGTTCTTGACCAACCGGCAGCCGAGATGGACCCGCCGGGAAGGAGGGATATTTATAAGAGGCTGGGCAGGCTGAGCCGCAGCGGTGACTGTGGTATTATTCTGGTCACAGACCATCCGGAAGAACTAAGTGAATACGGGACTCGTTTTATACTTATGCATGACGGGTGTATAGTTCAGGATTCGGCAAGGCCGGCACCGGTTATGTCTGGTGCTGCTGCGGGTTTTTCCCCAGGGTTGTTACAGGTCAGCGGTCCCGGGGAAACGGCAGCCTCTCTCGAAAACTGCAGTTATTCCTATGAGGGTTCTCTGCAAGGCTGCAGAGATGTCAGTCTTGAGATCAGGATAGGGGAAGTGGCCGCATTGGTCGGGCTAAACGGTTCGGGAAAGACTACCCTGGCGAAACACTTTAACGGCTTGGTTTCCCCACAGCAGGGTGTAGTAAGGGTGCTGGGCCGGGAGTTGAATAAAAACAGTATCTGGGATATTCGCCGGGAAGTGGGTTTTCTCTTCCAAAATCCCGACTACCAGATATTTGCCAACTCTGTTGAGGAAGAAGCTGCTTTTGCTCTGAAGATAAGGAAAATTCCCCGCGATGAGGTTATGCAAAGAGTGAACCGTGTCCTCAGGTTTACCGGACTTTTTGAGTACCGCAGCCGGCATCCCCAAAGGCTGAGCAGCGGTCAGAGGCAGCTCTTGGCTCTGGCCTCTATCCTGGCTGCTGAACCCAAAATCATTATTGCCGATGAACCCACTTCAGGACTTAACCGTGAAACAGCCGAGCTTATTATGCAGTTGTTGTCACAGGTGGCGGCAGAGGGGGGGGCTGTCCTTCTGGTGACTCATGACCTGGGCCTGGCAGCTCAATATGCCCACCGGATAGTGGGGATGTTCAAACACCAAATTTGTATCGATATCCCTACTGCCCAATTGAGTTCTCACCTGGAGGAGTTCCGCAGTATTGGGCTGGACTTTGGAACGGGGAGTAGTTTTGCAGCCGGGCGTATTTTGCGAACCGAGAGTAATCCCGGGGACGTTTTGGAGGGAGGGGCAGCCATTGGCGCTGTTTGAAGGATATAAAAACAGGGGTACATGGATTGACCGGCTTGACCCCAGGACTAAGCTCTCCTGGCTGACCCTGATTGTAATTCTGGCGGTGTTGAATTCCAATTACGGAGTTCTGGCTCTTTTGCCTGTAGTCGTTTTGCTCACTTCACTGGCGGCAGGGATATCCCTGCGGACCTTTTATCATCCCTTTGTGGTTCTGGGTCTGGCAGCGCTGCAGCTACTGGTTATCCAACTGCTTTTCTGCAGGGAAGGTTACCCAATATTGGTTTTAGGTCCCCTGGAAATATACAGCGGCGCTGTCCCGCTTGCTTTAACCGCAGTGCTGCGCCTCGCTGCAATTGTACTGGCGGGGATGCAGTTTTTACATTGGACTTCCCCGTCCGACCTGGTGCT from Phosphitispora fastidiosa includes these protein-coding regions:
- a CDS encoding ABC transporter ATP-binding protein, whose translation is MSKLVDVSIKSLVFAGQDVPALSDIELVVTHGEFVVISGPVASGKTALCHCLTGAVPHFFPAHMAGKVTVAGINLAEAVLPEMAGTVGYMMQDPQNQLFSTTIAEDVAFGPGNMALDRAEVSRRIDEALDFVGLSGFEDRSPETLSGGEAQRAVLAGVLAMKPKVLVLDQPAAEMDPPGRRDIYKRLGRLSRSGDCGIILVTDHPEELSEYGTRFILMHDGCIVQDSARPAPVMSGAAAGFSPGLLQVSGPGETAASLENCSYSYEGSLQGCRDVSLEIRIGEVAALVGLNGSGKTTLAKHFNGLVSPQQGVVRVLGRELNKNSIWDIRREVGFLFQNPDYQIFANSVEEEAAFALKIRKIPRDEVMQRVNRVLRFTGLFEYRSRHPQRLSSGQRQLLALASILAAEPKIIIADEPTSGLNRETAELIMQLLSQVAAEGGAVLLVTHDLGLAAQYAHRIVGMFKHQICIDIPTAQLSSHLEEFRSIGLDFGTGSSFAAGRILRTESNPGDVLEGGAAIGAV
- a CDS encoding putative ABC exporter domain-containing protein is translated as MNDYSLLIKKDLWTVKNHIKEIKNNPKRLIPYLLGLLWIGSLVFSTMIRIKHGPTETQVSLGPQVTGAVFTVLMTVLLLYNTYRGTVESATFFSMGDVHFLFPAPVPPKKILLYSMLKQTLQQFFLYGIVIFALTPTILQGTRLNLHYVHLFYLGYITPILLMAPLNFLIFLIGSKYKLQSGLQKGILGLAAAALLYIAIIVIQSGGTAAGLLRGLNAPFINYLPIVGWGKAAFMAPLTRYSPFSTIAVIMQLILLAALILLSYRTADDYYEDVLGATEKRELRKRQKKGLEKREMFSFYKKKQVTVREAGTGPQALVWKARVESSRVDLHRYFGFLTIAALATGLGVGYMAGRFPAGVVPLYVTNGIAAYLLFIFSAWQNRFTEWGKPYIYLMPGSPLQKITAVNLQDIIRMAINVLVLNLALLLWIKADLVTVGTMVLFVISFYAITLLSGFITRAVFPDAIDQKALFPLFMMLQIILLLLPGLAAGGIMAFIFRTPLAFFQGVVLANAVIILIMLALSSKIYNYVEWR
- a CDS encoding energy-coupling factor transporter transmembrane component T family protein, with the protein product MALFEGYKNRGTWIDRLDPRTKLSWLTLIVILAVLNSNYGVLALLPVVVLLTSLAAGISLRTFYHPFVVLGLAALQLLVIQLLFCREGYPILVLGPLEIYSGAVPLALTAVLRLAAIVLAGMQFLHWTSPSDLVLFLVKVGVPYRFAMLAGLAMRFLPLMEHELASILESQSARGVPMKNPFQKITALLPVTMPFLFRSFRRAGETALAMELRGFGRHRERTFLDELRITRGETLAILLMAAAGLLIIYHNNI
- a CDS encoding ABC transporter ATP-binding protein, encoding MLKVIHVTKKFKNTTAVDDISFTLDPGTIVGLLGPNGAGKSTTLKTIAGLLRKDSGEITIAGHVNTSTEAKKRFSYVPETPELYEMLTVREHLQFIAYAYNVPDWAEKVTKLFARYDLLDKQDKLAKELSKGMKQNCFSGS